Genomic DNA from Armatimonadota bacterium:
ATTCACCCACCCCAGAGGTTCTCCTGTATGAGTGAATAGGCCATTCCAGTTCGCTTGACGGTAAAAATAAAGTTTTGCCGTGCCCGGTTGTGCCCCGGCAGCCAGCGGGAGAGGGAACACGTTCCGTTGGTTGTTTGTTTTGATATTCTTTTGGAGTAATCGATAACTTTCAGGAAACGGCTCCAAAGCGATGACTCTCCCGGTTGGCCCGACCGCCCGCGCGGCAATCAGGGTGAAGTAACCCAGGTTGGCTCCGACGTCCACCACTGTCATGCCGGGCCTTAGGAAGTCCTCAAGAAAGGCGGTCAGGAGGGGCTCGTGGACCCGCTCCATCGCGAGCTCGGCAGACAGCCCCGCATCTTGGGGATTCAGATATAACTGGAGCCCACGAACGTCAAAACACAGTCTATCCGGAGGGTGCCGGCGGGCCATGCGCTTCCACATCGCGACCCTGTACAAATGCCTTAAATTCCGCAACCGCCAGAAGGCCATCTCCACGGCAAAGTAGCCGAACCCCTGCCAGCGGTATTCCTGAACGTACCATCTTAGTTTGCGGACTGGGCGCGTCCAGCGCATGTGTCTCTATCTCCTATCCTCCCACCGCGTCAGACGGGCTCCCGTCCGCCGGGAGAGGAACCCCGGCCGGCCGGGGCCTTCCCGCCGAACCGGACCCGAGCAGCGGCCGAAGCAGGAC
This window encodes:
- a CDS encoding FkbM family methyltransferase, with the translated sequence MRWTRPVRKLRWYVQEYRWQGFGYFAVEMAFWRLRNLRHLYRVAMWKRMARRHPPDRLCFDVRGLQLYLNPQDAGLSAELAMERVHEPLLTAFLEDFLRPGMTVVDVGANLGYFTLIAARAVGPTGRVIALEPFPESYRLLQKNIKTNNQRNVFPLPLAAGAQPGTAKLYFYRQANWNGLFTHTGEPLGWVNVEVRPLDQILANEPRVDMIRMDVEGAELEVLEGGRKILDTFGPVIAMEVHPAFIGPVGCKQLSRLLSQFGYSVFYAWERWREEILWPRWVSRWYLPRSVSSSLDLDVVLSPEDWITKESGITIIVARSKDHTVNTAKFGNSSDLVRRTCCS